GGCACAAGAGCAAGACCGCCCGGCACTCATTGACTCCCTCCCTGACTTCCTCGAGCAGCTGGCCCGCACGCTGACGGTTCCAACCTCCCTGGCCCAGGCGGAGCACAACGCCCAGGTGGCGGGAGCGCACGGCGAGGAGCGCTCACGGCTCCCGGAATACACCCTTGGCCAGGTCATCTACGAGTACCAGGTGCTGCGTGAGGTGCTCGTGGAAACCCTCGAGCAGCAGGAGGAGCTCCCCCCGGACGCCCGCCGGGTCCTGAATGCCTGCATCGACCAGGGCATCCGTGTTTCCGCGAGCCGCTTCACGGAGCGAGCCCAGGAGAAGCTCCGACGCGCCGAGCAGTCCGCCAAGGCGGCGGAGCATGTGCTCGCTCAGCTCTTCGCCAATTCCGCCGGGCCGATGGTCTTCTTCGCCGGCGCCGATCTCGTCTATGAGCGCGTGAACGCGCGCTACCTGGAGCTATTGCGGGACCGTCACATCGTGGGAAGGCCCATCATGGAGGCGGTTCCTGAGTTGGCCGACTCCGACTTCCCCACCATCCTCAAGGGTGTCTTCGAGACAGGCAAGCCCGTCTTCGTCTCCGAGGGGCGGGTCGATCTCGAGGACCAGCAGACAGGGGTTGTCAGCTCCCGCTATTTCGATGCTGCGTATTCACGCATCGTGGACCTGGAGGGAAGACCCTCGGGCATCTTCCACTCCGCCACGGAGGTGACGGAGCGGGTCCTCACCCGCCAGGAGGCCCTGCGCACCGCGCAAGCCCTGCGCATCCGTGAGCAGCGCCTGGCGGAGGCGCTCACCATCACGGGCGCGGGCACGTGGGAGGTGGATCTCCGCACCCAGGAAGGTCTGGCGGACCGCCGCTTCCGCGAGATGTCAGGGCTGACGCGGGACGAGCCGTTCAGCGTCGCGAAGGGGCTTGCCCGCATCCACCCCGAGGACAGTCCCGCCGTGGCGGCCGCCGTGGCAGCAGCCATCGCCGGCGAGAACGGGGGCCACTACGAAGCGGACTACCGGACGGTGCCTCGAGCGGACGGTAGCTACCAGTGGGTGGCCGCACGAGGCCAGGCGTACTTCGACGCCAACGGAAAGGCGCTGCGCCTCATCGGCACGGGCGTGGACATCACCGCACGCAAGGCCGCCGAGGCCGAGCGTGAGAGGATCCTCGCTCGCGAGCGGGCAGCCCGGGCGGAGGCCGAAGCCGAGCGACGGAAGCTCTACAGCCTCTTCATGCAGGCGCCTCTGGCCATCTGCACCCAGGAGGGCCCGGAGCACACGTACACGCTCGCCAACCCCCTCTACCGGGAGCTCGTCGGAGGCCGCGACGTGGTGGGCAAGACGCTGAAGGAGGGCCTGCCCGACATCGAGGGACAGGGCTTCGACAAGCTCCTGGACGGAGTCCTCACGCAGGGCGTGCCCTTCTTTGGAAAGGAGGTGCCGGTGAAGTTCGCCCGTCACGCCGAAGGCAGGTCCGCCATCCTCAACTTCGTCTATGCCCCCATGCGCAACGCAGCGGGGCAGGTGTATGGGGTCATGACGGCGGCCACCGACATCACCGAGCAGGTACAGGCGCGCGAGGCCGCGCTGAAGACCGCGGAGGCGCTTCGCGTGAGTGAGCAGCGGCTCGCCCTCGCGCTGGAGGTCTCTGGCTCGGGCACCTGGGAGCTCGACCTCACGACGCACCAGCTCACCGCGGATGAGCGGATGCGAGCCCTCTTCGGCCTTGGCCCCGAGGAATCCTTCGACTTCGAGCGCGTGCTCTCCATCCTGCCTCCGGAGGACGGCGCGCTCGTGGAGCGCATCAACGCGGACGCACTCGCGGGGAAGAATGGTGGCGCGTCGGAAGCGGAGTACCGCACCATCACCCTGCCCAATGGCAGACGGAGGTGGGTAGGCACACGGGGCCAGGTGTACTTCGATGCCGCGGGCAAGCCCATGCGCTTCCTCGGGACGGGGATGGACATCACCGCCCGGAAGGATCTGGAAGCGGCACGCACGAGCCTGCTCGCCTCCATCGCCAACCAATCCGTCTTCGGCGTGGCCGTGTTGCGCGGCCCGGAGTTGCGTTTCGAGCTCGCCAACGAGGGCTACCGCAAAATCATCGGCAACCGCGAGGTGTTGGGTAAAGGCCTGCTGGCAGCGATACCCGAGCTCGTTGGACAAGGCGCCGACATCCAGCTTCTGGAGCTCATGCATACCGGCAAGCCGGTCATGGGACGCGAGATGCGATTCTGGGTTGACGCCCAGGGTACGGGAAGGCCCGAGCCGCGCTTCTATAATCTCGCGTGGCAACCCATCCGCACACTGGAAGGTACGGTCGATTCCGTTCTCATGCTCGTGCACGATGTCACGGAGGGCGTCCACGCTCGCGAACGCGAGGC
This is a stretch of genomic DNA from Archangium violaceum. It encodes these proteins:
- a CDS encoding PAS domain-containing sensor histidine kinase: MASIAQGPSCVPVASLLRELKDRVIQNWQQRVLREVYAAQEQDRPALIDSLPDFLEQLARTLTVPTSLAQAEHNAQVAGAHGEERSRLPEYTLGQVIYEYQVLREVLVETLEQQEELPPDARRVLNACIDQGIRVSASRFTERAQEKLRRAEQSAKAAEHVLAQLFANSAGPMVFFAGADLVYERVNARYLELLRDRHIVGRPIMEAVPELADSDFPTILKGVFETGKPVFVSEGRVDLEDQQTGVVSSRYFDAAYSRIVDLEGRPSGIFHSATEVTERVLTRQEALRTAQALRIREQRLAEALTITGAGTWEVDLRTQEGLADRRFREMSGLTRDEPFSVAKGLARIHPEDSPAVAAAVAAAIAGENGGHYEADYRTVPRADGSYQWVAARGQAYFDANGKALRLIGTGVDITARKAAEAERERILARERAARAEAEAERRKLYSLFMQAPLAICTQEGPEHTYTLANPLYRELVGGRDVVGKTLKEGLPDIEGQGFDKLLDGVLTQGVPFFGKEVPVKFARHAEGRSAILNFVYAPMRNAAGQVYGVMTAATDITEQVQAREAALKTAEALRVSEQRLALALEVSGSGTWELDLTTHQLTADERMRALFGLGPEESFDFERVLSILPPEDGALVERINADALAGKNGGASEAEYRTITLPNGRRRWVGTRGQVYFDAAGKPMRFLGTGMDITARKDLEAARTSLLASIANQSVFGVAVLRGPELRFELANEGYRKIIGNREVLGKGLLAAIPELVGQGADIQLLELMHTGKPVMGREMRFWVDAQGTGRPEPRFYNLAWQPIRTLEGTVDSVLMLVHDVTEGVHAREREAELARTAQARTEFEQHLIGIVSHDLRNPLNAILLGATLLSRRDDLDERALKSVLRIQTSAERAMRMVKDLLDFTQARLGGGLPLVLRPADLHELTRGAVEEVEIAHLSRQVQVRSSGDGRGTWDADRLGQLVQNLVTNALKYSPEDTPVRVETRGEEGEVTLSVHNQGTPIPPERLARIFQPLQRGTEPVDKASRSVGLGLYIVKAIVEAHRGGVTVTSTSEAGTTFTVRLPRVVPGDRAFRSR